A DNA window from Mesotoga sp. BH458_6_3_2_1 contains the following coding sequences:
- a CDS encoding chromate transporter yields the protein MGFATLLHTNLYYRQAAGEMILIELFWSFFKIGLLAFGGGYGALSLIQDQIVNINNWMNLEEFLTLISISQMTPGPIAINSATFIGYRIAGVPGSVCSTVGVVLPSVFWIFLILKLLKLLSRWIDTSEVFNALRLGIVALILSATFRIGIESINSIFTLILGIFAFVILSKFRLSVIWIVLGTGLVGVIWTVLLPF from the coding sequence ATGGGTTTTGCTACTTTGCTCCATACTAATCTATATTATCGACAGGCGGCTGGCGAGATGATTCTCATAGAGCTTTTCTGGTCATTTTTCAAAATCGGCCTTCTTGCTTTTGGGGGGGGATACGGCGCTCTCAGCTTAATTCAAGATCAGATTGTCAACATAAACAACTGGATGAATCTCGAAGAGTTCCTTACGTTGATCTCCATCTCACAAATGACTCCAGGTCCAATTGCTATCAATTCTGCAACTTTCATAGGATATCGGATCGCCGGTGTGCCCGGATCGGTCTGTTCTACTGTTGGAGTTGTTCTTCCAAGCGTATTCTGGATTTTCTTAATTCTAAAACTCCTCAAACTTCTGTCAAGATGGATTGACACTTCTGAGGTCTTCAACGCTCTCCGTTTAGGTATAGTAGCTCTTATTCTTTCGGCCACATTCAGAATAGGGATTGAGTCTATCAACAGTATTTTCACGTTAATTCTTGGAATATTCGCCTTCGTAATCCTTAGCAAATTCAGACTGTCTGTCATTTGGATTGTCTTAGGAACGGGTCTTGTAGGCGTGATCTGGACCGTTCTGCTTCCTTTCTAG
- a CDS encoding chromate transporter codes for MSPFRLFWIFVKVSSFTIGGGYAMIPVIKEFIVDKYKIMKEDEFLDVIVTAQTVPGVIAINTAMILGSRLAGLWGAFFAVLGASLTPFFIILVIATFFTDFADLPVFKGFFAGARVGVTVILANLSFQLLKKSLKRYLILIVIAAGTVAIVFFNISSIWVLLLCSILIYIIDRRLAR; via the coding sequence ATGAGCCCGTTCCGGCTATTCTGGATATTTGTCAAAGTTAGTTCATTCACAATTGGTGGTGGCTACGCAATGATTCCCGTAATAAAGGAATTCATTGTCGACAAATACAAAATAATGAAGGAAGATGAATTTCTCGACGTAATTGTGACCGCTCAGACCGTACCCGGAGTGATTGCAATCAACACGGCAATGATTCTGGGCAGCAGATTAGCTGGACTATGGGGAGCTTTCTTTGCAGTTCTAGGAGCTTCGTTGACACCGTTCTTCATAATACTTGTCATTGCAACATTCTTCACAGATTTCGCCGATTTGCCAGTTTTCAAAGGTTTCTTTGCTGGTGCAAGAGTTGGTGTAACGGTAATCCTGGCAAATCTTTCCTTTCAGTTACTCAAGAAGAGTCTGAAAAGGTATCTTATCTTGATAGTGATAGCCGCTGGAACAGTGGCAATTGTTTTCTTCAACATTTCTTCAATATGGGTTTTGCTACTTTGCTCCATACTAATCTATATTATCGACAGGCGGCTGGCGAGATGA
- a CDS encoding PRC-barrel domain-containing protein, translated as MENRIRWGAKAISSDGNDLGKVIRVVIHPKSNEVTHVVIEKGIFNRVAKLVPITTVFFAAPDEVRLKIESKDVETLQDYEETFFVTGEEIENLESGVTPVYWLRPVGDYAELYPLPPLNTSINVPKDSKSLEPGCDIVTAEEKTVGRVRSFILNDEGKITHLIGECGGFGSKSKKLIPIDWVEEIDECKVRVSASSVMVEKLPEMD; from the coding sequence ATGGAAAACAGAATCAGATGGGGCGCCAAAGCGATCTCTTCCGACGGCAATGATCTCGGAAAAGTCATCCGGGTGGTTATACATCCCAAGAGCAACGAGGTTACTCATGTTGTAATAGAAAAGGGGATTTTCAACAGAGTGGCAAAACTGGTGCCGATAACTACTGTGTTCTTTGCAGCTCCCGATGAAGTAAGACTGAAGATTGAGTCGAAAGATGTTGAGACTTTGCAGGATTACGAAGAGACATTCTTCGTCACTGGTGAAGAAATAGAGAATTTGGAGAGCGGAGTGACTCCGGTGTACTGGCTGAGGCCGGTTGGCGACTATGCTGAGCTCTACCCGCTTCCACCACTGAATACGTCAATAAATGTTCCAAAAGACAGCAAGTCACTTGAACCAGGGTGTGATATAGTTACTGCTGAGGAAAAGACGGTGGGCAGGGTAAGGAGTTTCATTCTTAACGATGAAGGTAAGATAACTCATTTGATAGGCGAGTGTGGTGGCTTTGGCTCAAAGTCGAAGAAACTAATACCAATAGATTGGGTTGAAGAGATTGATGAGTGTAAGGTTAGGGTATCCGCATCTTCGGTGATGGTGGAGAAACTACCGGAAATGGACTGA